The sequence AGAACTAATCTTAAAGATTGCGGCTCAACATGGTGCTTATGGCGTGCGAGTTTTTGGCTCTGTGGCGCGAGGTGAAGCGACGGAAGATAGTGATATAGATTTTTTAGTTGATTACGATCTAGCAAAAATTACCCCTTGGTTTCCAGTTGGGCTGATTCACGATTTAGAAGCCCTACTAGGGCGAAAGGTTGATGTTGTGCCTGCTAATTCAGTGCATCCTTTTATTCGCGATCGCATTTTTCAAGAAGCAGTTGCAATATGAAAGATCCAAGAATTTATATTATTCACGTTCGCGAATGTATTGCTCGTATTGAAACTGGAGTTTAGACTAAAAAGTGGTAAAAAGCAGCCAGCCATTGCAGACTGACCGCTTGATGATGGAAGCTGAAAAGACTATAAAATCAACAGCTTCATCATGATTAGTTTGGAT comes from Pseudanabaena sp. PCC 6802 and encodes:
- a CDS encoding nucleotidyltransferase family protein, translating into MQTKLGIPELLTNKRELILKIAAQHGAYGVRVFGSVARGEATEDSDIDFLVDYDLAKITPWFPVGLIHDLEALLGRKVDVVPANSVHPFIRDRIFQEAVAI